One Candidatus Binataceae bacterium genomic region harbors:
- a CDS encoding S1C family serine protease, which translates to MNAPPFLLDKVLRATVGVHTHIPSSHVSTAIGLGTDRRGTGMIVTPDGFILTVHYLLLGAKNVIVTMPDGDQREAQIIARDYSTGLGLLKIDGANLPHIEVVPSTTCEPGQDAFSVASMGAEKRCADCGIITYLGPFDAVWEFTLDRSVCVTASSLSIGFSGGPVCNMKGQIVAISYLNFADMSRAILGIPGENFLGVRDELMAHGRRISTPARAWLGVLSYTLRDHVVIAGVMPGGPGEKAGLQQGDLVLAIDGQDVNDRRFLYDTLRGRHPGDHINLKVLRNNRVYQLAIPSIGAEDYFA; encoded by the coding sequence GTGAACGCACCGCCTTTTTTGCTCGATAAGGTACTGCGCGCCACTGTCGGCGTTCACACCCATATACCCTCGTCACACGTCTCGACCGCGATCGGCCTTGGCACCGACCGCCGCGGTACCGGCATGATCGTCACCCCCGACGGCTTCATCCTGACGGTTCACTATTTGTTGCTCGGCGCCAAGAACGTGATCGTCACGATGCCCGACGGCGATCAGCGCGAGGCGCAGATCATCGCGCGCGATTACAGCACGGGCCTTGGACTCCTCAAGATCGACGGAGCGAACCTGCCGCATATCGAGGTCGTTCCATCCACCACTTGCGAGCCTGGCCAGGACGCGTTCAGCGTCGCGAGCATGGGCGCGGAAAAGCGATGCGCCGACTGCGGTATTATCACTTACCTCGGGCCCTTCGATGCGGTCTGGGAGTTCACCCTCGATCGCTCGGTGTGCGTCACGGCGTCGTCGCTGAGCATCGGCTTCAGTGGGGGCCCGGTGTGCAACATGAAGGGCCAGATCGTTGCGATCTCATACCTCAACTTCGCGGACATGAGCCGCGCGATCCTGGGCATCCCGGGCGAAAATTTTCTCGGCGTGCGCGACGAGCTGATGGCGCATGGCCGGCGAATCTCCACGCCAGCGCGCGCGTGGCTGGGAGTACTCTCATACACGCTCCGCGACCACGTCGTGATCGCGGGCGTGATGCCCGGCGGGCCCGGCGAGAAAGCCGGCCTGCAGCAGGGCGACCTGGTGCTTGCGATCGACGGCCAGGACGTGAACGATCGCCGCTTTCTCTACGATACGCTGCGCGGACGCCATCCGGGCGACCACATTAATCTTAAGGTGCTGCGCAATAATCGAGTTTACCAGCTGGCGATCCCCTCGATCGGCGCCGAAGATTACTTCGCCTGA
- a CDS encoding FAD-dependent oxidoreductase, translating to MSRPTTIAHVTRIHDHCEDTRSLFLALEKPLKFAPGHFISIAIPLGDETRTRPYSIASSLDGGRAIEICFNRVPNGRGVQWLFDRSVGDALEFTGPFGTFMMERAPEVEIGLIAEGTGVAAIRPMIRRALESGSQARMHLDYAADRNEHILYREELEEWTRRASNFTFETLIAPQEVLYDRLSAIAARRWIDADADRTRQFWICGVGAGVSRIRDLLRGAGYERRAVHYEQW from the coding sequence ATGAGCCGCCCTACCACGATCGCGCATGTGACCCGGATTCACGATCATTGCGAGGATACGCGCTCGCTCTTCCTCGCGCTCGAGAAGCCGCTCAAGTTCGCGCCAGGTCATTTCATCTCGATCGCGATTCCGCTCGGCGACGAAACACGCACGCGCCCTTATTCGATCGCGTCGAGCCTCGACGGCGGCCGCGCGATCGAAATCTGCTTCAACCGCGTACCCAACGGACGCGGAGTCCAATGGCTATTTGATCGCAGCGTCGGCGATGCGCTCGAGTTCACCGGCCCCTTCGGCACCTTCATGATGGAACGCGCGCCGGAGGTCGAGATTGGCCTCATCGCGGAAGGGACGGGAGTCGCCGCGATTCGTCCAATGATTCGGCGCGCGCTGGAATCAGGATCGCAAGCGCGCATGCATCTCGACTACGCCGCCGATCGCAACGAGCACATCCTGTATCGCGAGGAGCTCGAAGAATGGACGCGGCGCGCATCCAACTTCACATTCGAAACGCTGATTGCCCCGCAGGAGGTTCTCTACGATCGCCTGAGCGCGATCGCGGCGCGTCGCTGGATCGATGCGGACGCGGATCGCACGCGGCAGTTCTGGATTTGCGGCGTCGGCGCGGGCGTCAGCCGCATCCGCGATCTGCTGCGCGGGGCCGGCTACGAGCGTCGCGCCGTTCATTACGAGCAATGGTGA
- a CDS encoding acyl-CoA reductase, producing the protein MSLAAGTRAATLNAGALHAAATRIRAALARPLSSARIASSLARVLSEFQQRDNVRRRRVVEQIASRTGFSAPLLDASLDALLHPFSNDALDSLAQRARHRPELCAFVMAGNAAGAGIHEIVLAMLAGCGLLVKAASSEPIFWTEFEAALAEIDPALSQHLAVFNWSRDDRQMSAELAELVDVLVAYGDDATISALSNDRAFVGFGSRISGAIVAPEAMPASRLGEIAAAIAIDTSLYEQLGCLSPHHVFVVEADAAGARDFARRIAAELRNTAGRFPAPLRLPLEDAAAIRRVREVARWRAIGGDDLELIEGPRLDWTVVFDAAASFSVSPGYRTLVVSAVADAAELGRRIEPASPYLESMSLAAAGQTGAEIRAILEHLQIPRICAPGEMQSPPLDWRHGGAFFDRMISPR; encoded by the coding sequence ATGAGCCTCGCTGCCGGCACGCGAGCGGCTACGCTTAACGCCGGCGCGCTCCATGCAGCGGCGACGCGCATTCGCGCGGCGCTTGCTCGCCCGCTTTCCTCCGCGCGAATTGCATCATCGCTGGCGCGGGTGCTCTCGGAGTTTCAGCAACGCGATAATGTTCGACGGCGGCGCGTCGTTGAGCAAATCGCCTCGCGCACCGGATTCTCCGCCCCGCTCCTCGACGCTTCGCTCGACGCGCTACTTCATCCGTTTTCAAACGATGCTCTCGATTCACTCGCGCAGCGCGCTCGTCATCGTCCGGAACTTTGCGCGTTCGTTATGGCTGGCAACGCAGCGGGGGCGGGTATCCACGAAATCGTCCTCGCGATGCTCGCGGGCTGCGGTCTGCTGGTTAAAGCTGCTTCCAGCGAGCCCATTTTCTGGACCGAATTCGAAGCAGCGCTCGCTGAAATCGATCCTGCGTTGAGCCAGCACCTCGCGGTGTTCAACTGGAGCCGCGACGACCGTCAAATGTCCGCTGAGCTCGCCGAGCTTGTCGACGTTCTCGTTGCCTATGGCGACGACGCGACGATCTCGGCGCTCTCGAACGATCGCGCGTTCGTCGGCTTCGGCAGCCGAATCAGCGGCGCGATCGTCGCCCCTGAAGCGATGCCCGCATCGAGGCTCGGTGAAATCGCCGCGGCGATCGCGATCGATACCTCCCTCTACGAGCAACTTGGCTGCCTTTCGCCGCATCATGTCTTTGTCGTTGAAGCGGATGCTGCTGGTGCGCGCGACTTTGCCCGACGGATCGCGGCCGAGCTGCGCAATACCGCTGGCAGATTCCCTGCGCCCTTGCGGCTGCCTCTCGAAGACGCGGCCGCGATTCGGCGCGTGCGTGAAGTCGCACGCTGGCGCGCAATCGGTGGCGACGACCTCGAGCTGATCGAGGGCCCGCGACTTGATTGGACGGTGGTCTTCGACGCGGCGGCTTCGTTTTCAGTATCGCCCGGGTATCGCACGCTCGTTGTCAGCGCGGTGGCCGATGCCGCCGAGTTGGGACGCCGTATCGAGCCGGCATCGCCATATCTTGAATCGATGTCCCTGGCGGCAGCGGGTCAAACCGGCGCGGAGATCCGCGCCATCCTCGAACATCTGCAAATCCCGCGCATTTGCGCGCCGGGCGAGATGCAGTCGCCGCCGCTCGACTGGCGTCATGGCGGCGCGTTTTTCGATCGCATGATAAGCCCACGATGA
- a CDS encoding HAMP domain-containing sensor histidine kinase, with protein sequence MSGSGARLSPTLAGRRRLTLGLIERDLDSLNVLWQGADVAILVTAGYLLIELFGFGYSPRGLVWVWVALGELLIFRAAFWSNTVRRFWRPVSLCFGMALIATFGIFAHLSQRPETLFVSAMLCPLATSAYIAWTPSWQLAMNAASLSLYVLMPMLLGDPKLYIPAHLAALVTALAFAQSSSVYIERYRRRLRQQVRDLEEAAGFRDAQISTMAHDVRSPLAAIAGYATLLQAQDLAPQDRSDLLARLGLAAWNMDLVVSNLLDMYQIEAHGLVTEPREIDLTPNLREVVDSCEVQASRRGVELKTALCELPRCRHDPRHVERIVKNLVGFVLSRVDSGAARLECGPHENQIRIEVCDDGPAISASELAALCTQFPRNGFGSPSRDLNLYIARRLTEASGGIFSAHPGERGGLRLVAELPVHGQAASRTPA encoded by the coding sequence ATGAGCGGGTCCGGGGCGAGGCTATCGCCGACTCTCGCCGGCCGCCGGCGCCTAACCCTGGGGCTAATCGAGCGCGACCTGGATTCGTTGAATGTGCTGTGGCAGGGCGCCGATGTCGCGATTCTGGTTACTGCCGGCTACCTGTTGATAGAGCTTTTCGGCTTCGGGTATTCGCCGCGCGGACTGGTCTGGGTATGGGTGGCCCTGGGCGAGCTCCTGATTTTTCGCGCGGCGTTCTGGTCCAATACCGTTCGCAGATTTTGGCGACCGGTCTCGCTGTGCTTCGGCATGGCCTTGATCGCCACGTTCGGGATCTTCGCCCACCTGTCGCAACGGCCCGAAACACTCTTTGTTTCGGCGATGCTATGTCCGCTGGCCACCTCCGCTTACATCGCGTGGACGCCGTCATGGCAACTGGCGATGAACGCGGCGAGTCTTTCGCTCTACGTGCTCATGCCGATGCTACTGGGTGATCCTAAACTCTACATTCCGGCCCACTTGGCGGCGCTGGTAACGGCTCTCGCGTTCGCGCAATCGAGCTCGGTTTATATCGAGCGCTATCGCCGCCGCTTGCGCCAGCAGGTGCGCGATCTCGAAGAGGCGGCCGGTTTCCGCGACGCTCAAATCAGCACGATGGCGCATGACGTGCGCAGCCCGCTGGCTGCAATCGCCGGCTATGCGACGCTGCTGCAGGCCCAGGATCTGGCGCCGCAGGATCGTTCTGACCTGCTGGCGCGGCTCGGGTTGGCGGCCTGGAACATGGACCTTGTCGTCAGCAACCTGCTCGACATGTACCAGATCGAGGCGCACGGGCTAGTCACGGAGCCGCGCGAGATTGATCTCACCCCGAACCTGCGCGAGGTAGTCGATAGCTGCGAAGTCCAGGCGAGCCGGCGCGGTGTCGAGCTCAAGACCGCATTGTGTGAGCTGCCGCGATGCCGTCACGATCCGCGGCACGTCGAGCGTATCGTCAAGAACCTCGTCGGTTTCGTGTTGAGCCGCGTCGATTCCGGCGCCGCAAGGCTCGAATGCGGCCCGCACGAGAATCAAATCAGGATCGAAGTCTGCGACGACGGCCCCGCTATTTCGGCGAGCGAGCTTGCGGCGCTGTGCACGCAGTTCCCGCGCAACGGGTTTGGATCGCCGTCGCGCGACCTGAACCTCTATATCGCGCGCCGCCTGACCGAAGCTTCCGGCGGAATCTTCTCGGCGCACCCGGGCGAGCGGGGCGGCCTCAGACTCGTCGCCGAGCTGCCGGTGCATGGCCAGGCTGCGTCGCGAACACCCGCGTGA
- the lexA gene encoding transcriptional repressor LexA: MATLTKRQKQLMDYLNNYISEHGYAPTLSEVGEYFGLSSLATVHKHLHNLEQKGFIKRQHNHSRALEVSESDRPQAARTLRLLGRVAAGTPIEAVEGNETISVPDEFVRRDNTFCLRVKGDSMIEDGIRDGDYIIVEGRETAGNGETVVALIGEEATVKRFYREPDGSIRLQPANSAMQPIMVKEGDLAIRGVVVGLMRHYRSV, from the coding sequence ATGGCAACGCTGACAAAGCGGCAGAAGCAGTTGATGGACTATCTCAACAACTACATCAGTGAGCATGGCTATGCACCAACGCTCTCTGAGGTCGGCGAATACTTCGGGCTATCGTCGCTGGCCACCGTCCACAAGCATCTGCACAACCTCGAGCAGAAGGGCTTTATCAAGCGCCAGCATAATCACAGCCGCGCGCTGGAAGTATCCGAGTCGGATCGGCCGCAGGCGGCGCGCACACTCCGGCTCCTGGGCCGCGTCGCGGCAGGCACGCCGATCGAAGCGGTTGAAGGCAACGAAACGATCTCAGTGCCCGACGAGTTCGTGCGCCGCGACAATACGTTCTGCCTGCGGGTCAAAGGCGACTCGATGATCGAGGACGGAATCCGCGACGGCGATTACATCATCGTCGAAGGCCGCGAAACGGCCGGCAATGGCGAGACCGTCGTTGCGCTGATCGGTGAAGAAGCGACGGTGAAGCGCTTTTATCGCGAGCCCGACGGGTCGATTCGATTGCAGCCGGCGAACTCGGCGATGCAACCGATCATGGTCAAGGAAGGCGACCTCGCGATTCGCGGGGTAGTCGTCGGCCTGATGCGCCACTATCGCTCGGTCTAG
- a CDS encoding aspartate aminotransferase family protein — translation MSELGDKFLRHVAQTSDSPLGLEIARAEGSWLCATDGRRYLDLIAGIGVSALGHGNPHVLAAIEHQMRRHLHVMVYGEYVIEKQARLADRLAEVLPRPLDRIYFTNSGAEAIEGSLKAARKLTRRSGFVAFDGAYHGDTMGAMALAGNPAFREPFGALPGPVRHIPYNDIASLEAIDDTIAAVVVEPVQAEGGVRIPGREFIAALRELCDRSGALLIFDEVLTGFGRTGKLFALEHYGVVPDVIVLAKALGGGLPLGAFAARDEIMNVLAHDPPLGHITTFGGHPLSCAAGLASLDVILAERLWERAQAIGDRFRQRIESLGSEQIAAVRGIGLLIGIEMRSAAMAARFVAESVARGVIINWTLNADTVVRLAPPLTITPEEIDFALDAMNAALQAGSRTR, via the coding sequence ATGAGCGAGTTAGGGGACAAATTCCTGCGTCACGTCGCGCAAACCTCCGACTCTCCACTCGGCCTTGAGATCGCGCGCGCTGAAGGTTCGTGGCTCTGCGCGACCGACGGCCGCAGATATCTCGATCTGATCGCGGGTATCGGTGTCTCCGCGCTCGGCCATGGCAATCCGCACGTGCTCGCCGCAATCGAGCATCAGATGCGGCGCCATCTGCACGTCATGGTCTATGGCGAATACGTGATCGAAAAGCAGGCACGCCTCGCCGATCGACTCGCTGAAGTGCTGCCACGCCCGCTGGATCGAATTTACTTCACGAACAGCGGCGCCGAGGCGATCGAAGGCTCACTCAAGGCGGCGCGCAAATTGACCCGGCGTTCGGGATTCGTCGCGTTCGACGGCGCGTATCATGGCGACACCATGGGCGCGATGGCGCTGGCTGGAAATCCCGCGTTTCGAGAGCCGTTTGGTGCGTTACCCGGACCGGTGCGCCACATCCCTTATAACGACATCGCGTCGCTGGAGGCGATCGACGACACGATCGCGGCGGTCGTCGTCGAGCCGGTGCAAGCCGAGGGCGGCGTGCGGATTCCAGGCCGCGAATTCATTGCGGCATTGCGCGAGCTATGCGATCGCTCGGGCGCTCTGCTGATTTTCGATGAAGTTCTCACTGGATTCGGCCGCACGGGAAAGCTGTTCGCGCTGGAGCACTACGGCGTCGTTCCTGATGTGATTGTTCTCGCGAAGGCGCTCGGCGGGGGGCTGCCACTCGGAGCGTTCGCCGCGCGCGATGAAATAATGAACGTGCTGGCGCACGACCCTCCGCTCGGACACATCACGACCTTCGGCGGCCATCCGCTTTCGTGCGCCGCCGGGCTCGCGTCGCTGGACGTAATCCTGGCGGAGCGGCTCTGGGAGCGCGCGCAAGCGATCGGCGATCGGTTCCGACAGCGAATCGAATCGCTCGGCTCCGAGCAGATCGCGGCCGTACGCGGTATCGGTCTCCTGATCGGTATCGAGATGCGCAGCGCGGCGATGGCCGCGCGCTTCGTCGCCGAGTCCGTCGCGCGCGGCGTGATTATCAACTGGACGTTGAATGCCGACACTGTCGTACGGCTTGCGCCGCCGCTCACGATCACGCCGGAGGAAATCGACTTTGCGCTGGACGCGATGAACGCCGCGCTGCAAGCCGGGAGCCGCACGCGATGA
- a CDS encoding isocitrate lyase/PEP mutase family protein, which translates to MNESRKRLRQMLAAPGLIVAPFVFDCLQAKLAVSAGFDAVYMTGFGTSASRGYPDLGLLTMSEMVANARAISSAVDVPVISDADTGYGNPLNVWRTVREYEDAGVSAMHIEDQVFPKRCGFLAGKQVIAMDAAVSKIRAACDARRDTDLVIIARSDALQVEGWDGVVRRVRAYTEAGADLLFVDGIKTLDDLKRYADLLGDLPLIYNGDLLPLDELKKYPFKVTIHIGTMLALFAQIRDTMRELKQTGRISTNTKSGVFEEFTALMGVPEYQALEKKYVE; encoded by the coding sequence ATGAATGAATCGAGAAAGCGCCTGCGCCAGATGCTCGCGGCGCCGGGACTGATCGTCGCTCCGTTCGTGTTCGATTGCCTGCAGGCAAAGCTCGCAGTGAGCGCCGGCTTCGATGCCGTTTATATGACGGGCTTCGGCACCTCGGCATCGCGCGGGTATCCCGATCTGGGACTGCTCACGATGTCTGAGATGGTCGCGAACGCGCGCGCAATCTCATCGGCCGTCGACGTACCCGTCATCAGCGACGCCGACACCGGGTATGGAAATCCGCTCAACGTCTGGCGCACCGTGCGCGAATACGAAGACGCGGGCGTGTCGGCGATGCATATCGAAGACCAGGTGTTCCCAAAGCGATGCGGCTTCCTCGCGGGTAAGCAAGTGATCGCGATGGACGCGGCCGTGTCGAAGATACGGGCCGCTTGCGACGCCAGGCGCGATACGGATCTCGTGATAATCGCGCGCAGCGACGCGCTCCAGGTCGAAGGATGGGACGGCGTGGTGCGCCGAGTGCGGGCGTATACTGAGGCGGGTGCCGACCTGCTCTTCGTCGACGGCATCAAAACGCTTGACGATCTGAAGCGCTACGCCGATCTGCTTGGCGACCTGCCGCTGATCTACAACGGCGACCTGCTCCCGCTCGACGAACTCAAGAAGTACCCATTCAAAGTAACAATCCACATCGGCACTATGCTCGCGCTATTTGCCCAAATCCGCGACACGATGCGCGAGCTGAAACAAACCGGCCGCATCTCAACGAATACCAAGTCAGGAGTCTTCGAAGAGTTCACTGCGCTGATGGGCGTGCCTGAGTATCAAGCTCTGGAGAAGAAGTACGTCGAGTGA
- a CDS encoding 2Fe-2S iron-sulfur cluster-binding protein — protein MAKLRIQYENGDPERVIEFDPKKAPFHHDGKPGSILDIMLGHKVHLEHACGGNCACTTCHVIVKQGFNKLGEASEQEEDLLDRAPGLAPTSRLGCQAVITDPDAEIIVTVPRYTINQASESAEE, from the coding sequence ATGGCAAAACTTCGCATCCAATACGAAAACGGCGATCCCGAGCGCGTGATCGAATTCGATCCCAAGAAGGCGCCGTTTCATCACGACGGCAAGCCCGGCTCGATCCTCGATATCATGCTGGGCCATAAGGTTCATCTTGAGCACGCATGCGGTGGCAACTGCGCATGCACAACCTGTCACGTGATCGTCAAACAAGGATTCAACAAGCTCGGCGAAGCGTCGGAGCAGGAAGAAGATCTGCTCGACCGGGCGCCGGGTCTCGCGCCGACATCGCGTCTCGGATGCCAGGCCGTTATCACCGATCCCGACGCGGAGATCATCGTCACCGTGCCGCGCTACACGATCAATCAAGCCAGCGAGTCAGCCGAGGAATGA
- a CDS encoding class I SAM-dependent methyltransferase gives MAQNIYDTDEFFANYSKLPRSIDGLAAAPEWPSLRAMLPDIRGRKVLDLGCGFGWFCRWARENGASEILGIDLSEKMLARAASATNDSAITYRKADLEHVELSAQYFDLVYSSLAFHYVKNFNALIASIHKSLKPGASLVFSVEHPIYTAPSNPKWITNPTGRKVWPLDNYLIEGPRSTDWLANGVIKQHRTIATYINALLSVGMTITHIDEWAPSKEQIAQHPDWADERQRPSFLLISALR, from the coding sequence ATGGCGCAGAATATTTACGATACCGACGAATTCTTCGCGAACTACAGCAAACTGCCGCGCTCGATCGATGGCCTCGCCGCGGCACCCGAATGGCCGTCGCTGCGCGCGATGCTCCCCGACATCCGCGGCCGCAAAGTCCTCGACCTCGGATGCGGCTTCGGATGGTTCTGCCGATGGGCACGCGAAAACGGTGCATCCGAAATACTCGGCATCGATCTATCCGAAAAGATGCTCGCCCGAGCCGCATCAGCCACCAATGACTCCGCAATCACCTACCGAAAAGCCGACCTCGAGCATGTCGAATTATCGGCACAATATTTCGATCTCGTGTACAGCTCACTGGCATTCCACTATGTGAAGAACTTCAATGCTCTAATCGCAAGCATCCACAAATCACTGAAACCCGGCGCCTCACTCGTATTCTCAGTGGAGCATCCAATCTACACAGCACCATCAAATCCCAAATGGATAACCAATCCCACAGGCCGAAAGGTATGGCCGCTGGATAACTACTTAATCGAAGGTCCGCGCTCAACCGACTGGCTAGCCAACGGCGTAATCAAACAACATCGGACAATCGCGACCTACATCAACGCACTACTCAGCGTCGGCATGACGATTACTCACATCGATGAGTGGGCGCCAAGCAAAGAACAAATCGCGCAGCATCCAGACTGGGCTGACGAACGCCAGCGCCCGTCGTTTCTGCTGATCTCAGCCCTGCGCTGA
- a CDS encoding HAMP domain-containing sensor histidine kinase: MSERSNHRELDAIVANSAPSPVASAGWELGLRLEALANLAHELRTPVQALLGYLDILRDELSDYLPRQDRQIVDRMNVNVHDLSQTVENLLEFALADAHAETLIEEDLTIEDLMEEVSPALEAANLGKGLSIEVRVDKSVGKLHVRHRPLKSILLNLALNAIKFTSQGSVLISFKRTASPEHPQALELCVTDTGPGIEPAMLAVAFQQCAQLSNSSARKFRGMGLGLPVVKHNVESLGGKLDVKSAPDEGSAFTVTIPLHEGQGAPADVRHTTPTFLTNRIDDSSKNGRG, translated from the coding sequence TTGTCGGAGCGTTCCAATCACCGCGAGCTTGATGCGATCGTGGCGAACAGCGCGCCGTCTCCGGTCGCATCCGCAGGATGGGAACTAGGCCTGCGCCTCGAAGCGCTGGCCAATCTTGCGCACGAGTTGCGAACTCCGGTTCAGGCTCTGCTCGGCTACCTGGATATCCTGCGCGACGAGCTGTCTGACTATCTGCCGCGGCAGGATCGGCAAATTGTCGACCGCATGAACGTCAACGTTCACGACCTGTCGCAGACCGTTGAGAATCTCCTCGAATTTGCGCTCGCCGATGCCCACGCGGAAACGTTAATCGAGGAAGACCTGACGATCGAAGATCTGATGGAAGAAGTATCGCCCGCGCTTGAGGCGGCCAACCTCGGCAAGGGTCTCTCGATCGAGGTGCGGGTGGACAAATCCGTCGGCAAGCTTCACGTGCGGCATCGCCCGCTCAAGTCGATTCTGCTCAACCTCGCGCTCAATGCGATCAAGTTCACGTCGCAAGGCTCGGTGCTGATCTCGTTCAAGCGGACCGCATCGCCCGAGCATCCGCAAGCGCTTGAGCTGTGCGTAACCGACACCGGTCCGGGGATCGAACCGGCGATGCTGGCAGTCGCGTTCCAGCAGTGCGCTCAGCTTTCCAATTCGAGCGCGCGCAAGTTTCGTGGCATGGGACTTGGTCTGCCGGTGGTCAAACACAACGTCGAATCGCTGGGCGGCAAACTTGATGTCAAGAGCGCGCCCGACGAGGGCTCGGCCTTCACCGTCACGATTCCGCTGCACGAAGGACAAGGTGCGCCAGCCGATGTTCGTCACACGACGCCGACGTTTCTGACGAATCGGATCGACGACTCGTCCAAGAACGGGCGCGGGTGA